A portion of the Pseudoalteromonas galatheae genome contains these proteins:
- a CDS encoding DUF4150 domain-containing protein, which yields MSFIGAGAGNEAQSVQYNVDAQTAKLRTSGSASWRHNNPALLPLNISAKRNQALGQAYHIAIFPDRAAGEQAFLEEIERAKYGDFTLGQMVNAFIPDYIIDPPQWDEQNQTAVLPHIEPITGMDVNLPISDPQAFLDLVTLKLGWQVGTESDVARDFEAEARQASIVSNANVLINGRTAVHSGSGGVLSTVDVCLTKIGKVVVPIPYGNIARSSDAASVASSVKIQGNGAANIKSNFSKSTGDQPGNKKGIASRTLGKKAEFLQGSFDVYIEGKPAVRQGDLMVSNNKNTPPAPLNQPGGATPAGLDVVLGAEPLSQDGTNKINIKVSGSSKPSDEEVKIG from the coding sequence ATGAGCTTTATCGGCGCCGGTGCAGGCAACGAAGCCCAGAGCGTGCAATACAATGTCGACGCGCAAACTGCCAAATTACGAACCTCAGGTTCAGCTTCTTGGCGACACAACAATCCAGCCTTACTGCCATTGAATATTAGTGCAAAGCGAAATCAAGCGCTTGGACAAGCCTATCATATTGCCATATTTCCCGACCGTGCTGCAGGAGAGCAAGCTTTTTTAGAAGAAATCGAAAGAGCCAAATACGGCGATTTTACCTTAGGCCAAATGGTCAATGCGTTTATTCCTGACTACATCATCGACCCACCACAATGGGATGAACAAAACCAAACGGCTGTTCTACCGCATATTGAGCCAATAACGGGAATGGATGTTAATCTGCCAATTAGTGACCCACAAGCATTCTTAGATTTGGTAACCCTTAAGCTGGGTTGGCAAGTAGGAACAGAGAGCGATGTTGCCAGAGATTTTGAAGCCGAAGCCAGACAAGCGTCTATCGTGTCAAACGCGAACGTTCTCATTAACGGTAGAACCGCTGTGCATAGCGGCAGCGGCGGTGTGTTAAGCACAGTAGACGTTTGTTTGACTAAGATAGGCAAAGTGGTTGTGCCTATTCCTTATGGCAACATCGCCCGCTCATCAGACGCCGCAAGCGTTGCCAGTTCAGTAAAAATTCAAGGTAACGGTGCGGCCAATATCAAGTCTAACTTTTCAAAAAGTACGGGAGACCAACCCGGTAATAAAAAAGGTATCGCTAGTCGAACATTGGGTAAAAAAGCGGAGTTTCTGCAAGGCAGCTTTGATGTTTACATCGAGGGAAAACCGGCGGTTAGGCAGGGAGATTTAATGGTATCTAATAATAAAAACACGCCCCCCGCACCATTGAACCAGCCCGGTGGTGCCACTCCTGCAGGCCTTGATGTAGTGCTTGGCGCAGAGCCACTAAGCCAAGATGGTACGAATAAGATCAATATAAAAGTGTCGGGCAGTAGCAAACCTAGCGATGAAGAGGTGAAGATAGGATGA
- a CDS encoding heavy-metal-associated domain-containing protein: MMLRLRVEKMVCGHCVKAITEAMQAADSQAQVDVRLDDKIVEISSTKGEDEIIAIIGNAGYSAELINESFA, encoded by the coding sequence ATGATGTTGAGACTAAGAGTAGAAAAAATGGTCTGTGGTCACTGTGTAAAAGCAATCACAGAAGCAATGCAAGCAGCTGATAGCCAAGCGCAAGTAGATGTCCGCCTAGATGATAAAATCGTTGAAATTTCAAGCACCAAAGGAGAAGACGAGATTATCGCTATTATTGGCAATGCTGGCTATAGCGCAGAACTCATCAACGAAAGCTTTGCCTAG
- a CDS encoding heavy metal translocating P-type ATPase yields MDKVIKFNVSGMTCASCVGRVEKALEKVSGVVSASVNLALEAVSVEGSADVSALVSAVKDAGYKVNTSEVQYQVKGMTCASCVSRVEKAAQALPQVIKAEVNLATEKLTLTLVAELPFAEIEAKLNDAGYTVVQPQAAPDELNEQVAATPFYRADWFPAVASLTLTLPMVLPMFAMLFNQNWMLPAWMQWALATPVQFYFGARFYRAGWGAIKAGTGNMDLLVAIGTSAAYGLSLYLWWTFSGEHGAPHLYFESSSAVLSLVLLGKYLEHRAKRRTTSALKALESLRPTSAMVWRDNNWQEVPAAAVKSGERLLIKPGERIPVDGVVVEGHSQVDEALISGESVPVYKAQTDKVTGGSVNLDGVLEVDATSVGAESTLAKIIRLVEQAQGAKAPVQALVDKVSAVFVPAVLVIALITFFAWGFSTGDWPTGILNAVAVLVIACPCALGLATPAAIMAGTGTAARYGILVKDAGALEQATAIDMVIFDKTGTLTVGKPELSNMHTFTYHQDDVLQLAASLQQYSEHPLAKAVVNKAQEKQLSLLPVSDFKVVAGRGVKAQYQDKTVYLGSGFWMQELGLTLPALPEEIPGASLSWLVSQNSELSCEFLALFYFTDELKAHAFTAVKQLKQQRIKVAMLTGDSQSSAQYNAKLLELDDYKAQVLPEHKAEYIANAQQQGYCVAMVGDGINDAPALAQADLGIAMATGTEVAVSASAMTLMRGEPSLVASALAMAKLTYRKIKQNLFWAFIFNVIGIPLAALGYLNPIFAGAAMAASSLLVISNALLLQRWQPKE; encoded by the coding sequence ATGGACAAGGTAATAAAATTTAATGTATCGGGCATGACATGCGCCTCGTGCGTTGGCCGAGTTGAGAAAGCCCTAGAGAAAGTGTCTGGTGTTGTCAGTGCCAGTGTTAACCTAGCTTTGGAAGCGGTGTCTGTTGAAGGCAGTGCGGATGTATCGGCGTTGGTGAGTGCGGTAAAAGATGCAGGCTACAAGGTTAATACCAGTGAAGTGCAATATCAAGTTAAAGGCATGACTTGCGCGTCTTGTGTGAGCCGAGTGGAAAAGGCAGCGCAAGCATTACCGCAGGTAATTAAAGCCGAGGTCAATTTAGCGACTGAAAAGCTAACCTTAACTTTAGTGGCAGAGTTACCGTTCGCTGAAATAGAAGCCAAGCTTAACGACGCCGGTTACACTGTGGTACAGCCACAAGCAGCCCCTGATGAGTTAAACGAACAAGTTGCAGCAACTCCCTTTTATCGCGCTGACTGGTTCCCGGCAGTGGCGTCACTGACGCTCACCTTACCTATGGTGTTACCCATGTTTGCCATGCTGTTTAACCAAAACTGGATGCTCCCGGCATGGATGCAATGGGCACTGGCAACACCTGTTCAGTTTTATTTTGGTGCGCGTTTTTATCGTGCCGGATGGGGAGCAATAAAAGCGGGGACGGGGAATATGGATTTGCTGGTGGCCATCGGCACCAGTGCAGCGTATGGCCTGTCGCTGTATTTGTGGTGGACATTCAGCGGTGAGCATGGCGCTCCGCATTTATACTTCGAAAGCAGCAGTGCCGTGCTGAGTTTGGTGCTGTTGGGCAAGTATCTTGAACACCGAGCCAAGCGACGTACAACCAGCGCTCTTAAAGCGCTTGAAAGCTTAAGGCCAACATCGGCTATGGTCTGGCGTGATAACAATTGGCAAGAAGTCCCAGCTGCGGCAGTAAAAAGTGGCGAACGACTATTGATCAAACCTGGTGAGCGTATACCGGTTGACGGCGTTGTAGTTGAAGGTCACTCACAGGTAGATGAAGCGCTTATCAGCGGTGAAAGCGTGCCTGTTTATAAAGCACAAACAGACAAAGTGACTGGTGGTTCGGTGAATCTTGATGGCGTGCTTGAAGTGGATGCAACCAGTGTTGGTGCGGAATCAACTTTGGCAAAAATTATTCGTTTGGTAGAACAAGCACAAGGCGCGAAAGCACCTGTGCAAGCGTTGGTGGATAAAGTGAGTGCGGTATTTGTACCTGCGGTATTGGTGATTGCGCTCATTACATTTTTTGCATGGGGGTTCAGCACAGGAGATTGGCCAACGGGTATTCTTAATGCGGTGGCGGTTCTTGTTATTGCTTGCCCGTGTGCGCTTGGTTTAGCAACACCTGCCGCGATTATGGCAGGTACTGGCACTGCCGCGCGCTATGGGATCTTAGTAAAAGATGCTGGTGCATTGGAGCAAGCAACGGCCATCGATATGGTAATTTTTGATAAAACGGGCACGCTTACGGTGGGCAAACCAGAGCTTAGCAATATGCACACTTTTACGTATCATCAAGACGATGTGTTACAGCTGGCGGCATCGTTACAGCAATACAGCGAACACCCGCTTGCCAAGGCTGTGGTCAATAAAGCACAAGAAAAGCAATTGTCATTACTTCCTGTTAGCGACTTTAAAGTGGTAGCGGGTAGAGGCGTTAAAGCACAATACCAAGATAAAACAGTCTATTTGGGGAGCGGTTTTTGGATGCAAGAGTTAGGCTTAACTTTGCCTGCGCTACCAGAAGAAATACCGGGCGCTTCTTTATCTTGGTTAGTGAGCCAAAATAGTGAACTGAGCTGCGAGTTTTTGGCGCTATTCTACTTTACTGACGAGCTTAAAGCTCATGCCTTTACAGCGGTTAAACAGCTTAAGCAGCAACGGATCAAAGTTGCAATGTTGACCGGAGACAGCCAAAGTAGTGCACAGTACAATGCTAAATTGCTGGAACTGGACGATTATAAAGCGCAAGTTCTGCCAGAGCACAAAGCTGAGTATATTGCTAATGCCCAACAGCAAGGTTACTGTGTGGCAATGGTCGGCGACGGGATCAATGATGCCCCAGCGCTGGCACAGGCTGATCTGGGTATCGCAATGGCAACAGGTACGGAAGTGGCGGTAAGCGCGTCGGCAATGACGTTGATGCGGGGCGAGCCAAGCTTGGTGGCATCTGCTTTAGCGATGGCAAAATTAACCTATCGCAAAATCAAGCAAAATCTATTTTGGGCATTTATCTTTAATGTCATTGGCATTCCATTGGCAGCACTGGGTTACCTTAATCCTATTTTTGCAGGTGCGGCGATGGCGGCCAGTAGTTTGCTAGTCATTAGCAATGCGTTGTTATTGCAACGTTGGCAACCAAAGGAGTAA
- the cueR gene encoding Cu(I)-responsive transcriptional regulator, translated as MEKLITIGEAAQRTGLSAKMIRHYEASGLLKCSKRSEAGYRLYDSQQLQLLGVIKQARKLGFPIAQIQSLLDLLQNPGRTSREVKSIAQHHLNEIEHKINELQQMRETLKQLSDNCSGDENANCPILDGLCQNSLK; from the coding sequence ATGGAAAAACTGATCACAATCGGCGAAGCCGCGCAGCGTACTGGGCTCTCTGCAAAGATGATCCGCCATTATGAAGCAAGCGGGCTACTAAAGTGCAGCAAACGAAGTGAAGCGGGTTACCGGTTGTACGACTCGCAACAATTACAATTGCTAGGTGTGATAAAGCAAGCACGCAAATTGGGGTTTCCTATTGCGCAGATCCAATCTTTACTCGATTTGTTACAAAACCCAGGCCGCACTAGCCGTGAAGTCAAATCGATAGCGCAGCATCATTTGAATGAGATTGAGCATAAAATCAATGAACTTCAGCAAATGCGTGAAACCTTAAAGCAGCTGTCGGACAACTGTAGTGGTGACGAAAATGCAAACTGTCCAATTTTAGATGGGCTTTGCCAAAATAGCCTAAAGTAG
- a CDS encoding pyridoxal phosphate-dependent aminotransferase: MENLSNLANALDYSDIIHLEFYVQEQLAKGKEICDLIIGDFDTQQFPMPDYLTAQIQQAYENKQNDYPPLEGVLSLRDEVAKQTKKHFNVSYNPDTEMLISGGARPLLYSAMLATVSAEDKVIYPVPSWNNMFYTTMCGGKHVPIETSEANQFLPTAEQLQAHISDARLITLCSPQNPNGSMFSKQQLGEICDMVVAENARRRAINAKPLYVIYDQVYWMLTMQEVEHYHPASLCPDIKPYLIVVDAGTKAFAATGIRVGWATGPHEVIAKMQVIQEHIGAMAPTAEQLATAVLFQNEAYLQSYLAGFKEKILASMAVLHQGVQDMKGAGIAIDSFIPNAGIYMTLKIDAINMETPDGNVLENADQVSRYLIDSAGLALVPFASFGCRSKASQLWYRAAVCTISPSEIEAALPRLQTALLALTQSKLLLEA; the protein is encoded by the coding sequence ATGGAAAACCTATCAAATTTAGCCAATGCACTCGATTACTCGGACATTATTCACCTTGAGTTTTACGTGCAGGAGCAGCTTGCAAAGGGGAAAGAAATTTGTGATTTGATCATTGGAGATTTTGACACGCAACAATTTCCGATGCCCGACTACCTTACCGCACAGATCCAGCAAGCTTACGAGAACAAGCAAAACGATTACCCTCCGCTTGAGGGGGTGTTATCACTTCGCGATGAGGTAGCAAAACAAACTAAAAAGCACTTTAACGTCAGCTACAACCCAGATACGGAGATGTTGATCTCTGGCGGTGCAAGGCCTTTGCTGTATTCTGCGATGCTCGCTACGGTGAGCGCAGAAGACAAGGTGATCTACCCTGTGCCTTCTTGGAATAACATGTTTTACACCACCATGTGTGGTGGCAAGCATGTGCCAATTGAAACCAGCGAAGCAAATCAGTTTTTACCTACAGCGGAACAGCTTCAAGCACACATATCTGACGCGCGCCTTATCACCTTATGCTCACCGCAAAACCCTAATGGCTCCATGTTTTCAAAGCAACAGCTCGGTGAAATCTGCGACATGGTTGTCGCAGAAAACGCGCGCCGCAGAGCGATAAACGCCAAACCGCTCTACGTTATCTACGACCAAGTGTACTGGATGCTGACAATGCAAGAGGTTGAGCATTATCATCCGGCGTCGCTTTGCCCAGATATCAAGCCTTACTTAATTGTGGTTGATGCTGGCACCAAAGCTTTTGCCGCAACAGGCATTCGAGTTGGGTGGGCGACAGGCCCACACGAAGTGATAGCAAAAATGCAGGTGATCCAAGAACATATAGGTGCAATGGCCCCGACGGCAGAGCAACTTGCCACCGCGGTGTTATTTCAAAATGAAGCCTATCTACAAAGCTATTTAGCCGGCTTTAAAGAAAAAATACTAGCCTCAATGGCGGTACTGCATCAGGGTGTTCAGGATATGAAAGGCGCAGGCATAGCAATCGATTCATTTATACCAAATGCCGGCATTTATATGACCTTGAAGATCGACGCCATCAATATGGAAACCCCCGATGGAAACGTACTCGAAAATGCAGATCAAGTCAGTCGGTATTTAATTGATAGCGCGGGATTAGCACTGGTGCCATTCGCCAGTTTCGGCTGTCGTTCTAAAGCGTCACAGCTTTGGTATCGCGCTGCCGTTTGTACTATTTCACCGAGTGAAATTGAAGCGGCGCTGCCAAGATTACAAACTGCACTGCTTGCACTTACCCAGTCAAAACTATTACTTGAGGCTTAG
- a CDS encoding cysteine desulfurase family protein: protein MSLITALESKSTTEASLRFPIYLDHNATTPCDEAVLQAMLPYFCNDFGNAASMYGLHGWNAHKAVEQAREKIAGALGAQPENFIFTSGATESNNLGIRGVFRACNHKGKHIITSSIEHPATLATLRDLEQEGARVSYLAPLPDGSFDIDAMKAEITPETILITVMYANNEIGTINPIDDIAFIAKQHGILFMSDATQALGKVDINLTTCPIDILTCSAHKIYGPKGVGGLYLRHQHGNRVVDIRPQITGGGSEQGLRGGTLNVPGIVGFAKAVELAQRELSNGAIDKVEQLRDKLEDGLLELQQVQVNGMSEERLPHVCNVSFHDTDGKKMLSLLKKSISVSTGSACSSSNLSPSHVLTALGLSDELAQATIRFSLGRHTTEAEIDFALNKVREVAALTLRV, encoded by the coding sequence ATGTCACTCATTACAGCACTAGAGAGTAAGTCCACCACGGAAGCGTCGCTACGCTTTCCTATCTATTTAGATCATAACGCCACAACACCGTGCGACGAAGCAGTGTTACAAGCCATGTTACCTTACTTTTGTAACGACTTTGGTAATGCTGCGAGCATGTATGGTTTACATGGCTGGAACGCCCATAAAGCGGTCGAACAAGCCCGTGAAAAAATTGCAGGTGCCCTTGGCGCACAACCTGAAAATTTTATCTTTACTTCTGGCGCGACTGAAAGCAACAACTTAGGGATCCGCGGCGTGTTTCGTGCTTGTAATCACAAAGGCAAGCACATTATTACCTCGTCGATTGAGCACCCTGCAACGCTTGCAACTCTTAGAGATCTAGAACAGGAAGGCGCTCGCGTTTCTTATCTTGCGCCGTTACCAGATGGCAGCTTTGATATTGACGCAATGAAGGCCGAAATCACGCCAGAAACGATTTTAATCACCGTGATGTACGCAAATAACGAAATTGGCACCATTAATCCAATCGACGACATTGCCTTTATTGCAAAGCAACATGGCATTCTATTTATGTCTGACGCCACACAAGCGCTAGGCAAGGTCGATATCAATCTAACCACTTGCCCGATTGATATTTTAACTTGCTCGGCACACAAAATTTATGGCCCTAAAGGGGTTGGCGGCCTGTATTTAAGACATCAGCATGGCAATAGAGTGGTTGATATTAGACCGCAGATCACCGGTGGTGGAAGCGAGCAAGGACTACGTGGTGGCACGTTAAATGTGCCTGGCATTGTTGGTTTTGCCAAGGCTGTGGAACTTGCACAACGAGAACTGAGCAATGGCGCAATTGACAAAGTTGAGCAGTTAAGAGACAAGCTAGAAGATGGTTTATTGGAGCTACAACAGGTGCAGGTCAATGGCATGAGCGAAGAAAGACTCCCTCATGTTTGTAACGTCTCTTTTCATGACACCGACGGTAAAAAAATGCTGAGCTTATTAAAGAAAAGCATCTCAGTCAGTACCGGCTCAGCTTGTTCGTCAAGCAACCTATCGCCGAGCCACGTATTAACCGCACTTGGGCTATCGGATGAACTGGCACAGGCAACCATACGTTTTAGCTTAGGCAGGCATACTACAGAAGCCGAAATTGACTTCGCACTCAACAAAGTTAGAGAAGTCGCAGCGCTAACTTTGCGTGTCTAA
- a CDS encoding flavin monoamine oxidase family protein, protein MSKELDIAIVGGGVSGVYSAWRLQQELGDTHRIGLFEYSDRIGGRLYSRTLPGLPNVVAELGGMRFIPDDHVMVSTLVDELKLQTKDFPMGSKLPLYPSNAESSPEAGSENNLFYLRGQYFRYRDFAECPDKIPYKLEETERGYGPEDLQVKVMNLICPGFADMSLAEQMKVKVFGKEIWRFGFWNLLEHVLSNEAYLFMKEAGGYDANVANASAVTQLPATEYSDDTVFKTLKDGFQALPLKLCEEFAAAPGCLDRCKRVNMLHRLAKIELHHCGEYRYELTFQPTQVNSSGKVVDKDVPAYSVKVKRLILAMPRRSLELIESPFFDDPWLKENIPSVLIQKAIKMFMAYEQPWWRSLGLVAGRSVTDLPIRQTYYMGTECDQKECLEYETNEKGEQVCKVEHTYGEPNTNSLLMASYNDIGTIPYWKGLEKGEHYQGFMPAYGAEGYTENEIVPKNQYQITTGMVEAAHRQIQALHNQKALPMPYSAIYQEWGDDPYGGGWHEWKANYRLDEIMCRMRHPVASEEIYIVGEAYSYEQGWVEGALNTAESTLAEFFALPTPKWLSKDKAQYEQWLESHHNYLPVDCRKGGCSCQHSAQQPNASSDTLDEVTEFAYRGINHEYR, encoded by the coding sequence ATGAGTAAAGAACTAGATATTGCCATTGTGGGTGGCGGTGTATCGGGTGTCTATAGTGCATGGCGTCTTCAACAAGAGCTTGGTGATACACATCGCATAGGCTTATTTGAGTATAGCGATCGTATCGGTGGTCGTTTGTACAGTCGCACGCTTCCGGGGTTACCCAACGTCGTGGCTGAGCTTGGTGGAATGCGCTTTATTCCTGATGATCATGTGATGGTGAGTACGCTGGTGGATGAGCTAAAGCTCCAAACCAAAGACTTCCCAATGGGCTCAAAGCTGCCGTTATACCCTTCAAATGCAGAAAGCTCCCCTGAAGCAGGTAGTGAAAACAACCTCTTTTACCTGCGAGGGCAATATTTTAGATATCGTGATTTCGCAGAATGCCCAGACAAAATCCCATACAAGCTTGAAGAAACAGAGCGAGGCTATGGACCGGAAGATCTTCAAGTTAAAGTCATGAACCTCATCTGCCCGGGATTTGCCGATATGTCTCTCGCAGAGCAGATGAAAGTCAAAGTGTTTGGCAAGGAAATCTGGCGCTTTGGCTTTTGGAACTTGCTTGAGCATGTGTTGAGTAACGAAGCATACCTTTTTATGAAAGAAGCGGGGGGCTACGATGCTAATGTGGCGAATGCCAGCGCGGTTACTCAGTTGCCTGCCACTGAATATAGCGATGATACAGTATTTAAGACCCTCAAAGATGGTTTTCAGGCGTTACCGCTGAAGTTATGTGAAGAGTTTGCAGCGGCACCGGGCTGCCTTGACCGCTGTAAGCGCGTTAATATGTTGCATCGACTTGCAAAAATTGAGCTGCATCATTGTGGCGAGTATCGTTATGAACTCACCTTTCAACCAACACAAGTGAACAGCAGTGGGAAAGTGGTTGATAAAGATGTTCCAGCGTACAGCGTTAAAGTGAAGCGGCTTATTTTGGCTATGCCAAGGCGCTCGCTTGAGCTGATTGAATCGCCGTTCTTTGACGACCCTTGGTTAAAAGAAAACATTCCGTCTGTGCTTATCCAAAAAGCGATTAAGATGTTTATGGCTTACGAGCAACCTTGGTGGCGCAGTTTGGGCCTTGTTGCTGGTCGCTCTGTGACTGACTTACCAATCCGTCAAACTTATTACATGGGCACGGAATGCGACCAAAAAGAATGCCTTGAATACGAGACTAACGAAAAAGGCGAACAAGTATGTAAAGTGGAGCATACCTATGGTGAGCCCAATACCAACTCGCTGCTAATGGCTTCATACAATGATATTGGCACTATTCCTTATTGGAAAGGCTTAGAAAAGGGCGAGCATTACCAAGGCTTTATGCCAGCCTATGGTGCAGAAGGTTATACCGAAAATGAGATAGTACCTAAAAATCAGTATCAAATTACCACCGGGATGGTTGAAGCGGCACATCGCCAAATTCAAGCGTTACATAATCAAAAAGCACTCCCAATGCCATATTCTGCAATCTATCAAGAGTGGGGGGATGACCCTTATGGCGGTGGCTGGCATGAATGGAAAGCCAATTATCGTCTCGATGAGATCATGTGCAGAATGCGCCACCCTGTTGCAAGCGAAGAAATCTATATTGTTGGCGAAGCGTACTCCTATGAACAAGGCTGGGTTGAAGGAGCGTTAAATACGGCTGAATCAACATTGGCTGAGTTCTTTGCTTTACCAACACCGAAGTGGTTATCTAAAGACAAAGCACAGTATGAACAGTGGCTTGAGTCACACCACAACTACTTACCAGTAGATTGCCGTAAAGGTGGCTGCTCGTGTCAGCATTCAGCGCAGCAGCCAAATGCCAGTTCGGACACGCTGGACGAAGTCACTGAATTCGCTTATCGAGGTATTAATCATGAGTACCGCTAA
- a CDS encoding alpha-keto acid decarboxylase family protein, with the protein MSTANFTVADHLLWRLRQLGLDKVFQVPGDYVQEFMTALDNFPGIDAVGDVTELGAGYAADGYARYRGIGAVSVQYGVGTFSVLNAIAGAYVERNPVVVISASPSAENRVDIEETGVLFHHSTGDYSADKKVFENVTVASEILSDPASAPDIIDNVLRLAMSEKRPIYLEAWQNVWGAACDKPDGHLVIPRPASNPTMMANLLDKVINRLKEAEKPLVLLGIEITRLGIQREVENLLCNLNIPYTTTTLAKSVLSEAQGLGKELFVGTYAGEASWPETFDFVSKRDCILALGAIFTDDYLTMLKTQDNELIRVNMGEARIGNCERFGGIDLAQFIDDLTVYIEHYPMQHRTLCSLPENPYLNSPVHDCDAITYENFFCTYQKQLARCQKVRDFNLILGESSSLYMAARLTGIEESRFISDAAWGSLGHETGCSLGTALADNRRSIVVAGDGGFMMMCQTLSTISHNKLNTAVFVMSNQVYAIEQSFVDICAFTPAGAFAPFDDLHRWDYKSLASAYFVEYLHVETVADLNGVFATLHENPCKPYLIKVNLDKKDLAPAIQDLAEAITGKKVDDCPCGKNTAQGNNNA; encoded by the coding sequence ATGAGTACCGCTAATTTTACGGTTGCTGACCATTTACTGTGGCGGTTAAGGCAGTTGGGCCTTGATAAGGTGTTTCAAGTGCCTGGTGACTATGTGCAAGAATTTATGACCGCACTGGACAACTTTCCAGGTATTGACGCTGTAGGCGATGTAACCGAACTAGGGGCAGGCTACGCGGCGGATGGATATGCAAGATACAGAGGTATTGGCGCGGTGTCGGTGCAATACGGCGTTGGCACGTTCAGCGTATTAAACGCGATAGCCGGCGCTTATGTCGAGCGTAATCCTGTTGTCGTTATATCGGCAAGTCCGTCGGCTGAAAACCGTGTAGATATTGAAGAAACAGGCGTGTTATTTCATCACTCTACCGGCGACTATAGCGCAGATAAAAAGGTGTTTGAAAATGTCACTGTCGCCAGTGAAATTCTTTCGGATCCCGCTTCTGCTCCTGACATTATTGACAATGTGTTACGCCTTGCCATGAGTGAAAAGCGGCCTATTTATCTAGAAGCATGGCAAAACGTGTGGGGCGCAGCTTGTGATAAACCAGATGGCCATTTAGTGATCCCAAGACCCGCATCTAATCCTACGATGATGGCAAATTTACTCGATAAAGTAATCAACCGACTCAAAGAAGCTGAGAAGCCGTTGGTATTATTAGGCATAGAGATCACGCGACTTGGCATACAAAGGGAAGTCGAAAACTTGCTCTGTAATCTCAATATTCCGTATACCACGACCACGCTAGCCAAATCAGTATTAAGTGAGGCGCAAGGGCTCGGGAAGGAGCTGTTTGTTGGCACCTATGCGGGTGAAGCGTCATGGCCTGAAACGTTTGACTTTGTTAGCAAACGAGATTGCATTTTAGCGTTGGGGGCAATATTCACTGATGACTACCTGACCATGTTAAAAACGCAAGACAACGAATTGATCCGCGTGAATATGGGCGAAGCAAGAATTGGTAACTGCGAGCGTTTTGGTGGTATCGATTTAGCACAGTTTATTGATGATTTAACGGTGTATATTGAGCATTATCCCATGCAGCATCGTACGCTTTGCTCGTTGCCGGAAAACCCCTATTTGAACAGTCCCGTGCATGATTGCGATGCCATCACCTACGAAAACTTCTTTTGCACATACCAGAAGCAGCTAGCCCGATGCCAGAAGGTGCGTGACTTCAACCTTATTTTAGGTGAAAGCTCTTCGCTTTATATGGCGGCTCGTTTAACTGGTATTGAAGAAAGTCGCTTTATTAGTGACGCAGCTTGGGGATCGTTAGGTCATGAAACCGGTTGTTCACTTGGCACAGCCTTGGCTGACAATCGACGTAGTATTGTGGTTGCGGGCGACGGTGGATTCATGATGATGTGCCAAACACTGTCTACCATTAGCCATAATAAACTCAATACGGCAGTGTTTGTAATGAGTAATCAAGTGTATGCAATTGAGCAGTCGTTTGTTGATATCTGTGCGTTTACTCCTGCGGGCGCATTTGCACCATTTGATGATTTACACCGTTGGGACTATAAATCATTAGCGAGCGCGTATTTTGTCGAATATTTACATGTAGAGACCGTCGCGGATCTAAATGGGGTTTTTGCTACGCTTCATGAAAATCCATGTAAGCCGTACCTCATTAAAGTAAATCTTGATAAAAAAGACCTCGCACCGGCGATACAGGATCTCGCCGAAGCCATTACGGGTAAAAAAGTGGACGACTGTCCATGTGGAAAGAACACAGCACAAGGAAACAATAATGCCTAA